In Saccharomycodes ludwigii strain NBRC 1722 chromosome III, whole genome shotgun sequence, one DNA window encodes the following:
- the HPM1 gene encoding protein-histidine N-methyltransferase (similar to Saccharomyces cerevisiae YIL110W | HPM1 | Histidine Protein Methyltransferase) — translation MSFSFEFNEDDLNSNEITKNKDLNKNKYLASNNNNQHFTNPLDVPLEPATKKPILHDLQHVLQSLINVRITFEIIHTPKNQIELYRRELFDIKHQIMMEIDDTNDNKELEILMGETNEDLVKNVYEGGLKSWECSIDLVDYLANNSSEITDYKKLIELGCGTALPTEYLFIKHLNLLKKQKDNNHNNSNLSFYLCDYNYEVLRLATVPNLIISWCMLYLSTEELSNLQKFEDATIPIAKDEIFLSKQLLSSFNDFIVNRQVSLKLISGSWCRAFNDLIINDLENELSNDNTTNDCMVLTSETIYQPDTLPLISETLLDLKQKLQKQNNKIEILLAAKDIYFGVGGSILEFQKYIEDRISNDENGLSSCVSSFEVFKCNENFKRSIVAIK, via the coding sequence atgtcattttcttttgaattCAATGAAGATGATTTGAATAGTAATGAGAtcactaaaaataaagatctcaataaaaataaatatctcgccagcaataataacaatcaaCATTTTACGAACCCATTAGATGTTCCATTAGAACCAGCTAcaaaaaaaccaattttACACGACTTACAACATGTTTTGCAAAGTTTAATTAATGTAAGAATTACATTTGAAATTATACACACTCCTAAGAACCAAATCGAATTATATAGAAGAGAATTATTCGACATAAAACATCAAATCATGATGGAAATAGATGATACAAATGATAACAAAGAATTAGAAATTTTAATGGGGGAAACCAACGAGGATTTagttaaaaatgtttacgAAGGTGGGTTAAAATCTTGGGAGTGTTCAATCGACTTAGTAGACTATTTAGCAAATAACAGTAGTGAAATTACCGACTAtaagaaattaattgaaTTGGGGTGTGGTACTGCTTTACCTACtgaatatttgtttattaaacatttaaatttactcaaaaaacaaaaagataaCAACCACAATAATTCcaatctttctttttatttgtgtGATTACAATTACGAAGTTTTGAGACTAGCTACCGTCccaaatttaattatatcaTGGTGTATGTTGTATTTGAGCACTGAGGAACTAAGTAACTTGCAGAAATTTGAGGATGCCACTATTCCTATTGCCAAAGATGAAATTTTTCTATCAAAACAATTATTGTCTTCATTCAATGATTTTATAGTTAATAGACAAGTTTCTTTAAAACTTATTTCTGGATCATGGTGCAGGGCTTTTAACGATTTAATTATCAATGATCTCGAAAATGAATTGTCCAACGATAATACAACCAATGATTGTATGGTTTTAACCAGCGAAACTATTTATCAGCCAGATACTTTACCTTTAATCAGTGAAACACTATTGGActtgaaacaaaaattacaaaaacaaaataacaagATCGAAATATTACTAGCTGCcaaagatatatattttggtGTTGGTGGTAGCATATTAGAATTCCAAAAATACATAGAGGATAGAATATCCAACGATGAAAATGGCCTTAGCTCGTGTGTTTCTTCTTTCGAAGTATTCAAATgtaatgaaaattttaaaaggtCAATTGTGGCTATTAAGTGA
- the COG5 gene encoding Golgi transport complex subunit COG5 (similar to Saccharomyces cerevisiae YNL051W | COG5 | Conserved Oligomeric Golgi complex), producing the protein MSSSVENEIDIKSSSDKPKGSHIDEDFGAYLEESFSAFQFSNTFLKATNPTIIDNINNTETGTITTTTEPTLDLYTPLKKIKYDLDEIDERIDNALKSNYENILTNIDKLNKIGTEIIPKLLNPSVEFLELSYNKLNEQVLKPYTKANNLQISLSKLHQTSMILRDFMIFSNLVLQCDYNISNKANMSVNQLYNLASIHSQIDFNLQENPILGDLLLVQDVCKNTIQPQRKQIINHLSDQMLKLCLNNHISNKNEELLKNLINALLLLSRHQFNSVLDKILLSKISTTTAILNKTITSIKSFQSAFDQAMTINDSIINIEKVLKDIKITTDNGSVSTSTTTATTTAYKEFMSKKKSSNKSILFIYWSMIGRIFGKEFQTNLKRGGPVGKSLIQNRDIIKNIIENKMNECLIKHSTINEHSDKNQIIAIMLNSVKV; encoded by the coding sequence ATGTCTTCCTCtgttgaaaatgaaatagaTATTAAAAGCTCAAGCGATAAACCCAAAGGGTCTCATATAGATGAAGATTTTGGAGCTTATTTAGAAGAATCGTTTAGTGCCTttcaattttcaaatactTTTTTGAAAGCAACAAACCCCACAATTatagataatattaataacactGAAACTGGAACTATAACCACTACTACCGAACCTACTCTAGATTTATACACacctttgaaaaaaatcaaatatgaTCTGGATGAAATAGATGAAAGAATTGATAATGCCCTCAAGTCTaattatgaaaatatattaaccAACATAGATaagttaaataaaattggaaCAGAGATAATCCCTAAACTTTTGAATCCAAGTGTTGAGTTTTTAGAGTTATCTTACAATAAATTGAATGAGCAAGTGTTAAAACCATATACTAAGGCCAACAATTTACAAATCTCCTTGTCGAAGTTACACCAAACATCAATGATACTAAGAGACTTTATGATTTTCAGTAACTTGGTATTGCAATGCGATTACAATATCAGCAATAAAGCTAACATGAGCGTTAATCAATTGTACAATTTAGCATCTATTCACTCGcaaattgattttaatttgcAGGAAAACCCAATCCTAGGCGATTTACTATTGGTGCAGGATGTttgtaaaaatacaatCCAACCCCAAAGGAAACAGATTATTAATCATCTTAGTGATCAAATGTTAAAGCTATGTTTGAATAATCATatatcaaacaaaaatgagGAATTgctgaaaaatttaataaatgcattattattgctttCGAGGCATCAATTTAATAGTGTTttagataaaatattattgtccAAAATATCTACAACAACTGCAATTTTGAATAAGACGATAACATCAATTAAATCATTCCAGTCGGCTTTTGACCAAGCAATGACGATAAATGattctattattaacattgaaaaagtattaaaggacataaaaataacaacggACAATGGTTCCGTTTCTACTAGTACTACTActgcaacaacaacagctTATAAAGAGTTTAtgtcaaagaaaaaaagcagcaataaatcaatattgtttatatattggTCAATGATCGGTAGGATATTTGGGAAAGAGTTCCAAACTAATTTGAAAAGAGGCGGTCCAGTTGGTAAAAGTTTGATTCAAAACAGGGATATAATCAAGAAcataatagaaaataaaatgaacgAATGTCTAATTAAACACAGTACTATCAATGAGCATTCAGATAAAAACCAAATCATTGCTATAATGTTGAATTCGGTAAAAGtgtaa
- a CDS encoding uncharacterized protein (similar to Saccharomyces cerevisiae YNL050C | putative protein of unknown function), with amino-acid sequence MEFEFIEISNKDEDNKKHLNSTAQEEEINEKEFDFPLFSMGVTNSPSTHSQANNVSQGKDRSNLIKISLRDELDVFDEQIKDFNKRPSSYYLAGHRSALEKSQFEASCIDADYIIEHSKELYSTGFSISDKAKRDIDLNEFNSKIEKELVKEIKLKKRRPGKNQRMARKTGAKNELERELKIKEIKKMIKKKFHKRGGKKNKKKKTINPLADAGINQQQIPKFSSG; translated from the coding sequence ATGGAATTCGAATTTATAGAAATCAGCAACAAAGATGAGGATAACAAAAAGCATCTAAACAGTACTGCtcaagaagaagaaataaatgAGAAAGAATTTGATTTCCCACTATTTTCAATGGGTGTAACTAACTCCCCATCTACTCATTCTCAAGCTAATAATGTATCACAGGGAAAGGACAGGAGTAATTTGATTAAAATCTCTTTGCGTGATGAATTGGATGTTTTTGATGAGCAGATTAAGGATTTTAATAAGCGCCCTAGTAGTTATTACTTGGCTGGACATAGAAGTGCTTTAGAAAAATCACAGTTTGAAGCTAGTTGCATTGATGCTGATTATATCATAGAGCATTCTAAAGAACTATATAGCACGGGATTTTCAATAAGTGATAAGGCCAAAAGGGATATTGATTTGAACGAATTCAACAGTAagatagaaaaagaattagtgaaagaaattaaattgaaaaaaagaaggcCTGGCAAAAATCAAAGAATGGCCAGGAAAACAGGTGCTAAAAATGAACTTGAAAGagagttaaaaataaaagaaattaaaaaaatgatcaaaaagaaatttcATAAAAGGGGTggtaagaaaaataaaaaaaaaaagactatTAATCCATTAGCTGATGCAGGTATTAATCAACAGCAGATCCCAAAATTCAGTTCAGGATAG